In one Amaranthus tricolor cultivar Red isolate AtriRed21 chromosome 8, ASM2621246v1, whole genome shotgun sequence genomic region, the following are encoded:
- the LOC130821167 gene encoding pentatricopeptide repeat-containing protein At4g35850, mitochondrial, with protein sequence MKLLQSITGHGRNILRLSRRCHSAAQSEDYMKRNYANNVSEYNSVLDSLNARRRPYLLRDVYDDMMLDGIQPTRDIFYSLISGTMKGARLQDSFFFRDEMKSKGLFPDVTIYNLLIAVCAKCKISELAIQILEEMKKNEVKPTGQTYICLLNACAATGRLDQVYAIVRDMTAAGLGLNKFCYAGLIAAHTNKKPVAEDTAARVIELVEQSKGWASASDRGGTSENAMLGVLQEELFNTPTAEYLHWRGFIDRRLTVYHAAFHALADLRDVKAVESLLKMLEQDNSQPDTFIIMEVIRCYMRSGDFDSGLKKFEDFVNSGRAPYAELYVTLIEGAMLGHTPKGMQIAQDALVSMTSKNIFLSPKMGSDLLFIAAGEKTGGYTTANYLWDLMQARNIIPTRPAVEAYYAGLKEREIPSDDPRLLKVTEVMRKFQPRFNRRP encoded by the exons ATGAAGCTGCTACAATCAATCACTG gCCATGGAAGAAATATTCTTCGGTTATCAAGGCGTTGTCATTCAGCAGCTCAATCTGAGGACTATATGAAGAGAAATTACGCTAACAATGTCTCCGAGTATAACAGTGTTCTGGACTCTCTCAATGCTCGACGCAG GCCTTATTTATTGAGAGATGTTTATGACGATATGATGCTTGATGGGATTCAACCTACTAGAGATATTTTTTATTCTCTTATATCTGGAACCATGAAAGGTGCTCGTTTGCAAGATTCTTTCTTCTTTAGAGATGAAATGAAATCCAAGGGTTTATTTCCTGAT GTGACTATCTACAATTTATTGATTGCTGTGTGTGCAAAATGCAAAATCTCTGAACTTGCTATTCAA ATTTTGGAGgaaatgaagaaaaatgaagTGAAACCAACTGGTCAAACGTACATCTGTCTACTAAACGCATGTGCCGCCACAGGCAGACTTGATCAAGT gtATGCTATTGTTCGTGATATGACTGCAGCTGGTCTTGGCTTGAACAAGTTCTGTTATGCTGGTCTTATTGCTGCGCATACGAACAAGAAACCTGTAGCTGAGGATACAGCCGCAAGA GTTATTGAGCTGGTTGAGCAGTCCAAAGGATGGGCCTCAGCATCAGATCGGGGTGGTACATCTGAAAATGCTATGCTGGGTGTTTTGCAAGAAGAGTTGTTCAACACCCCCACTGCAGAATATCTCCATTGGCGTGGATTCATAGATAGGAGGTTAACGGTTTATCATGCAGCATTTCATGCTCTTGCAGATCTTCGTGATGTAAAG GCAGTGGAATCTCTATTGAAGATGCTCGAGCAAGATAACAGTCAGCCCGATACATTTATAATTATGGAGGTTATAAG GTGCTACATGCGTTCAGGTGATTTTGATAGTGGGCTTAAAAAATTTGAGGATTTCGTGAATTCTGGGAGGGCACCATATGCTGAATTGTATGTG ACTCTTATAGAGGGAGCCATGTTGGGTCATACTCCCAAGGGCATGCAAATTGCTCAGGATGCCCTG GTAAGTATGACctctaaaaacatttttttgagcCCAAAAATGGGAAGTGATCTCCTCTTCATTGCAGCTGGTGAAAAG ACTGGCGGATATACCACTGCGAACTATCTGTGGGATCTGATGCAAGCTCGGAATATTATTCCTACTCGGCCAGCTGTGGAAGCTTATTATGCTGGTTTGAAA GAACGTGAGATACCTTCAGATGATCCGCGCCTGCTTAAAGTCACTGAGGTAATGAGAAAATTTCAACCAAGATTCAACCGGCGGCCTTAG